The following are from one region of the Thiocapsa rosea genome:
- a CDS encoding DUF6398 domain-containing protein produces the protein MTGQQTERVPTALQGQYDAITALTDPFCEAHLNTEYRDLCRRMVAKLCRKRPSPLATGKPSTWACGVVYSAGRVNFLFDKSQTPTMTAEELCSPFGVSKSTGSAKSTAILKWLNSHQGDPNWTLPSRIGDNPLAWMIQVKGFILDARTAPREIQEEAFRLGLIPYLP, from the coding sequence ATGACAGGACAACAAACAGAGCGGGTGCCGACCGCGCTCCAGGGTCAGTACGACGCGATCACCGCGTTGACCGACCCGTTCTGCGAGGCCCATTTGAATACGGAGTACAGGGATCTCTGTCGACGGATGGTCGCGAAACTCTGCCGGAAACGACCCTCGCCGCTTGCCACGGGCAAACCGAGCACCTGGGCCTGCGGGGTCGTTTACTCGGCTGGACGCGTCAACTTTCTGTTCGACAAAAGCCAGACACCGACCATGACTGCCGAGGAGCTGTGCTCACCCTTCGGCGTCAGTAAGAGCACAGGCTCGGCGAAATCGACCGCGATCCTCAAATGGCTCAATTCCCATCAAGGCGATCCCAATTGGACACTCCCCAGCCGGATTGGCGACAACCCGCTGGCCTGGATGATTCAGGTGAAAGGCTTTATCCTCGATGCTCGGACGGCCCCTCGCGAGATTCAAGAAGAAGCGTTTCGGCTTGGGTTGATCCCCTATCTGCCGTGA
- a CDS encoding 3'-5' exonuclease has protein sequence MDPVVVIDFETTGLSPDMGDRATEIAAVFIRDGRIVDQYQSLMNAGVRIPSFIEHLTGISNAMVREAPPASQVMAEVADFVGDYPLVAHNASFDRKFWDAELARIGRRTPQAFACSMLVSRRVLPQAPNHKLGTLVEYAGLPVTGRYHRAQADAEMAAYLTLYLERALMERFGLQAVSHDLLGRIQRTAKTQLENCIARYGGAAAGSG, from the coding sequence ATGGATCCGGTTGTCGTGATCGATTTCGAGACCACCGGCCTGTCGCCGGACATGGGCGACCGTGCAACCGAGATCGCGGCCGTCTTCATCCGCGACGGGCGCATCGTCGATCAGTACCAGAGCCTGATGAATGCCGGTGTTCGCATCCCATCCTTTATCGAGCACCTCACCGGGATCAGCAACGCCATGGTGCGCGAGGCACCGCCGGCCAGCCAAGTCATGGCGGAGGTCGCGGACTTCGTCGGCGACTATCCCCTGGTCGCCCACAACGCCTCGTTCGACCGCAAGTTCTGGGATGCCGAGTTGGCACGCATCGGGCGCAGGACACCCCAAGCCTTCGCCTGCTCCATGTTGGTCTCCCGTCGCGTCTTACCTCAAGCACCCAATCACAAGCTCGGCACCCTGGTCGAGTACGCCGGATTACCGGTCACCGGCCGCTATCATCGAGCGCAGGCCGACGCCGAGATGGCGGCGTATCTGACCCTGTATCTGGAGCGGGCCTTGATGGAGCGGTTCGGGCTTCAGGCCGTCTCGCATGATCTCCTTGGCAGGATTCAGCGGACGGCGAAGACGCAGCTTGAAAACTGCATCGCGCGTTACGGCGGGGCGGCAGCGGGAAGCGGATGA